In the Tenrec ecaudatus isolate mTenEca1 chromosome 16, mTenEca1.hap1, whole genome shotgun sequence genome, one interval contains:
- the GUCD1 gene encoding protein GUCD1 isoform X1, with product MRTEAEAAGPPIEPGDFVQLPVPVIQQLYHWDCGLACSRMVLRYLGQLDDSEFESALQALQLTRSVWTIDLAYLMRHFGVRHRFCTQTLGVDKGYKNQSFYRKHFDTEETRVNQLFAQAKACKVLVEKCAVSMQDIQAHLAQGHVAIVLVNSGVLHCDLCSSPVKYCCFAPRGHRCFCRTPGYQGHFIVLRGYSRPAGSVFYNNPAYADRMCSTSVSNFEEARTSYGTDEDILFVYLDS from the exons ATGAGGACGGAGGCGGAGGCCGCGGGGCCGCCGATCGAGCCCG GGGACTTTGTGCAGCTGCCCGTGCCTGTCATCCAACAGCTCTACCACTGGGACTGCGGCCTCGCCTGCTCCAGGATGGTGCTGCG GTACCTGGGCCAGctggacgacagtgagtttgagagcgCCCTGCAGGCGCTGCAGCTCACCAGGAGCGTCTGGACCATCGACCTGGCCTACCTCATGCGCCATTTTGGCGTGAGGCACCGCTTCTGCACACAGACCCTGGGCGTTGACAAGGGCTATAAGAATCAG tcTTTCTACAGGAAACACTTTGACACCGAGGAGACCCGAGTGAACCAGCTGTTCGCACAGGCCAAGGCCTGCAAGGTGCTGGTGGAGAAATG TGCAGTCAGCATGCAGGACATCCAGGCACACCTGGCGCAGGGCCACGTGGCCATCGTGCTGGTGAACTCCGGCGTGCTGCACTGTGACCTGTGCTCCAGCCCCGTCAAGTACTGCTGCTTCGCGCCCCGCGGCCACCGCTGCTTCTGCCGCACCCCCGGCTACCAGGGCCACTTCATCGTGCTGCGCGGCTACAGCCGACCTGCCGGCTCCGTCTTCTACAACAACCCAGCCTATGCCGACC GAATGTGTAGCACCAGCGTCAGTAACTTCGAGGAGGCCCGCACCAGCTATGGCACCGACGAGGACATCCTCTTTGTCTACTTGGACAGCTGA
- the GUCD1 gene encoding protein GUCD1 isoform X2, whose product MVLRYLGQLDDSEFESALQALQLTRSVWTIDLAYLMRHFGVRHRFCTQTLGVDKGYKNQSFYRKHFDTEETRVNQLFAQAKACKVLVEKCAVSMQDIQAHLAQGHVAIVLVNSGVLHCDLCSSPVKYCCFAPRGHRCFCRTPGYQGHFIVLRGYSRPAGSVFYNNPAYADRMCSTSVSNFEEARTSYGTDEDILFVYLDS is encoded by the exons ATGGTGCTGCG GTACCTGGGCCAGctggacgacagtgagtttgagagcgCCCTGCAGGCGCTGCAGCTCACCAGGAGCGTCTGGACCATCGACCTGGCCTACCTCATGCGCCATTTTGGCGTGAGGCACCGCTTCTGCACACAGACCCTGGGCGTTGACAAGGGCTATAAGAATCAG tcTTTCTACAGGAAACACTTTGACACCGAGGAGACCCGAGTGAACCAGCTGTTCGCACAGGCCAAGGCCTGCAAGGTGCTGGTGGAGAAATG TGCAGTCAGCATGCAGGACATCCAGGCACACCTGGCGCAGGGCCACGTGGCCATCGTGCTGGTGAACTCCGGCGTGCTGCACTGTGACCTGTGCTCCAGCCCCGTCAAGTACTGCTGCTTCGCGCCCCGCGGCCACCGCTGCTTCTGCCGCACCCCCGGCTACCAGGGCCACTTCATCGTGCTGCGCGGCTACAGCCGACCTGCCGGCTCCGTCTTCTACAACAACCCAGCCTATGCCGACC GAATGTGTAGCACCAGCGTCAGTAACTTCGAGGAGGCCCGCACCAGCTATGGCACCGACGAGGACATCCTCTTTGTCTACTTGGACAGCTGA
- the SNRPD3 gene encoding small nuclear ribonucleoprotein Sm D3 translates to MSIGVPIKVLHEAEGHIVTCETNTGEVYRGKLIEAEDNMNCQMSNITVTYRDGRVAQLEQVYIRGSKIRFLILPDMLKNAPMLKSMKNKNQGSGAGRGKAAILKAQVAARGRGRGMGRGNIFQKRR, encoded by the exons ATGTCCATCGGTGTGCCTATTAAAGTCCTGCACGAAGCCGAGGGTCACATTGTGACGTGTGAGACGAACACGGGAGAGGTGTACCGGGGGAAGCTCATCGAGGCAGAGGACAACATGAACTGCCAG ATGTCCAACATCACGGTCACGTACAGAGACGGTCGGGTAGCGCAGCTGGAGCAGGTCTACATTCGCGGCAGCAAGATCCGCTTCCTGATCCTGCCAGACATGTTGAAGAACGCGCCCATGTTGAAGAGCATGAAGAACAAGAACCAGGGCTCTGGGGCCGGCCGAGGGAAAGCTGCTATCCTCAAGGCCCAAG TGGCGGCAAGGGGACGAGGTCGTGGAATGGGCCGTGGAAACATCTTCCAGAAGCGGAGATAA